From a region of the Mytilus galloprovincialis chromosome 3, xbMytGall1.hap1.1, whole genome shotgun sequence genome:
- the LOC143066250 gene encoding uncharacterized protein LOC143066250: protein MASQDVTKVICENEKSTIDCNGREIVIVNAFYGRRDGTTCLKAGRKSESCESGAKSAVTQKCFRRQSCYLEAKSSTFGTECTNTANYLSVTYRCKDYPTSLVICQNYQAKLICPQNQQIQITKGFFGRSNKVTCFIGNVGNTKCSASGVQQKLRTLCNGKRECSLSAGGNMFGNPCPGITKYLELQYKCVSIKPASSPVIANKDQPRWKMLTFCKTPDFKLRCYKKYGRVIEVVRVMHGKTNLGTCTKGNTATCESVLSKLRRQCDDTHICPIKPASFGLVDLCHDKSKYLKITYKCKIGCSRSQFECRSDRTCKPDSFKCNGKRECSDGSDEDNCFSTTTTQPPVPPQQPQQPSNIPAEDDEDVMNIHICIDDDPTLKCDKTKNAVIDVKQATYGRNSVRTCPMGNIGTTSCGPVNILPDVKKSCNGKQACSIYAPAKDPCMGTTKYFKIRYSCIKRN, encoded by the exons ATGTGACGAAAGTCATTTGTGAAAATGAGAAATCCACCATAGATTGTAATGGCAGAGAGATCGTTATAGTCAACGCCTTCTACGGTCGTAGAGATGGTACTACATGTCTGAAGGCAGGACGGAAAAGCGAAAGTTGTGAATCAGGAGCTAAATCAGCTGTCACACAAAAATGTTTCCGAAGGCAAAGTTGTTATCTTGAAGCAAAAAGTTCAACTTTTGGAACTGAGTGCACTAATACGGCAAATTACCTGAGTGTTACGTACAGATGCAAAG attatcCTACAAGTTTAGTTATCTGTCAGAATTATCAAGCAAAACTTATATGTCCTCAAAACCAGCAGATACAGATTACTAAAGGATTTTTCGGACGAAGTAATAAAGTCACATGTTTCATCGGTAATGTCGGAAATACAAAATGCAGTGCCTCTGGCGTTCAGCAGAAGTTAAGAACATTGTGTAATGGTAAAAGAGAATGCTCGTTGTCGGCAGGCGGTAATATGTTTGGAAATCCTTGCCCGGGAATTACAAAGTATTTAGAGCTGCAATATAAATGCGTTTCGATAAAACCAGCATCATCACCAGTAATAGCAAATAAAG ACCAGCCTCGTTGGAAAATGCTTACATTTTGCAAGACTCCAGACTTTAAACTGCGATGTTATAAGAAGTATGGTAGAGTAATCGAGGTGGTGAGGGTTATGCACGGGAAAACTAATCTAGGAACATGCACAAAAGGAAACACAGCAACATGTGAATCTGTATTATCCAAACTTAGAAGACAATGTGACGATACACATATATGTCCTATTAAGCCTGCAAGTTTTGGTTTAGTTGACCTCTGTCAcgataaatcaaaatatttgaagataaCATATAAGTGTAAGATAG GATGTTCCCGTTCTCAATTTGAATGCAGGTCAGATAGAACGTGTAAACCAGATTCATTCAAATGTAACGGCAAAAGGGAATGTTCAGATGGTAGTGACGAAGACAATTGCTtctcaacaacaacaacacaacCGCCAGTACCTCCACAACAACCACAGCAACCGTCAAATATACCCGCAGAGGACGATGAAGACG TGATGAATATTCATATATGCATAGACGACGACCCCACGTTAAAATGTGACAAAACGAAGAACGCAGTCATCGATGTGAAACAAGCAACATATGGAAGAAATAGTGTGAGAACATGTCCAATGGGAAACATAGGAACAACATCATGTGGTCCAGTAAATATTCTTCCTGATGTTAAAAAGAGTTGTAATGGAAAACAAGCATGCAGTATTTATGCACCAGCCAAAGATCCTTGTATGGGAACAACTAAATATTTCAAGATACGATACAGCTGTATAAAGCGTAATTAG
- the LOC143066406 gene encoding uncharacterized protein LOC143066406: MHGGRCIDGIGSYSCTCIPGFTGVRCEKDDANTCTASRCQHGGTCINHGTRYLCVCRTGFTGNVCQTDINECEVNPCMHGGRCKDGIGSYSCICTAGFKGARCQKDIDDCEFTPCINGGTCIDGINSYSCRCTADFTGVRCEKGVPGIGHGITNNNVIAIKNLRKEFDKGGKRITLCQGSKKTFGCPKSTRISITDAKYGRSTINTCLNTPRKASSCETDITKEMASISNNQQTCNGEVFQQQWSAAANNACLGTIPYVTLTYVCK; encoded by the exons ATGCATGGTGGAAGATGTATAGATGGAATTGGTAGTTACAGTTGTACATGTATACCAGGTTTTACGGGTGTCAGATGCGAAAAAG ACGATGCCAACACATGTACTGCATCACGGTGTCAACATGGAGGTACTTGTATAAACCATGGTACACGATATTTGTGTGTTTGTAGGACTGGATTCACTGGAAATGTTTGCCAAACAG ACATAAACGAGTGTGAGGTCAATCCTTGCATGCATGGTGGTAGATGTAAAGATGGAATTGGTAGTTACAGTTGTATATGCACAGCAGGTTTTAAAGGCGCCAGATGCCAAAAAG ATATCGACGATTGTGAATTCACTCCTTGTATCAATGGTGGTACATGTATAGATGGAATTAATAGTTATAGTTGTAGATGTACAGCAGATTTCACAGGCGTCAGATGCGAAAAAG GGGTCCCTGGTATCGGACACGGAATTACAAACAATAATGTAATTGCGATTAAAAATTTGCGTAAAGAATTTGATAAAGGTGGTAAAAGGATAACATTATGCCAAGGCAGTAAGAAAACATTTGGGTGTCCAAAATCGACTCGTATTTCGATAACAGATGCCAAATATGGCCGCTCCACTATAAATACCTGTCTGAATACTCCAAGAAAAGCATCAAGctgtgaaacagatattacaAAAGAAATGGCTAGCATATCTAATAACCAACAAACTTGTAATGGAGAAGTATTCCAACAGCAATGGTCAGCTGCTGCAAATAATGCTTGTCTAGGAACTATACCTTATGTTACACTTACATATGTTTGTAAGTGA